The stretch of DNA ATCCATATGTCCCTGGAACCCGGCGCGGTGCTGGCCCCGCACACGACTCCCTTTGACGCCCAGTTCTTTTCCCACCAAGGTACGGCGGTGTTCATGGTGGGGGACGGGGAAATCACCGCGGCTCAGGGCACACTGCTCGATTGCCCTGGGAGTACGCCCCACGGCATCCGCAACGACACGGAAGCCGCCATCGCCGTGCTGGTGATCAAGTACCTGAGAACCTGACCCCATCCTTGCGCGG from Candidatus Aminicenantes bacterium encodes:
- a CDS encoding cupin domain-containing protein; this translates as MKITKPSEITPLYEEGGVTGRRISARPGVEIIHMSLEPGAVLAPHTTPFDAQFFSHQGTAVFMVGDGEITAAQGTLLDCPGSTPHGIRNDTEAAIAVLVIKYLRT